The proteins below are encoded in one region of Legionella antarctica:
- the icmP gene encoding type IVB secretion system coupling complex protein DotM/IcmP gives MAQQQQAQGSDNGMAPVWIIILLFFTGYIIWVTGHQHIVKFVFFINIWQAKFLNLFLNNQVLSNQINLMQTIDPRAVGWNDLVDVTRSVGDFMRYPVVVVMVILAVVLYKSNITLKFRKAHDMKSLRAQEQFNWPAIMPIVKEDLVSQDVNKGPWAMALTPMEFARKYKLLKKDDVLLDNPVPGQEMTAGVRRGDAKRVFTMQLGPYWDGFEHLSPQAYALASVFMARMNRDRDAANNILKVLDQTFVTGKPDFSVAKPTMKKYQNSELVQEVVAKHAYVLTVMGSLLVAARNDGVVPSSEFLWLKPIDRRLWYMLNCMGRQTPYAEVGGPFAHWRAEKEMGRRCLVPMIDEAIRALEVAIKEIKLTPRQMEELEP, from the coding sequence ATGGCTCAGCAACAGCAGGCACAAGGTTCAGATAATGGGATGGCTCCGGTATGGATTATCATCCTGTTATTCTTTACTGGATATATTATTTGGGTGACTGGCCATCAACATATCGTGAAATTTGTTTTTTTTATTAATATCTGGCAAGCCAAGTTTCTTAATTTATTTCTAAACAACCAAGTGTTAAGCAATCAAATTAATTTGATGCAAACCATAGATCCCAGAGCCGTGGGATGGAATGATTTAGTGGATGTGACTCGAAGTGTTGGTGATTTCATGCGCTATCCTGTGGTGGTTGTCATGGTCATTTTGGCTGTAGTTCTTTATAAATCTAATATAACTCTAAAATTTCGTAAAGCTCATGACATGAAAAGTTTAAGAGCCCAGGAGCAATTCAACTGGCCTGCCATCATGCCTATTGTTAAAGAGGATTTAGTGAGCCAGGATGTGAATAAAGGCCCTTGGGCTATGGCTTTAACACCCATGGAGTTTGCTCGTAAGTATAAACTGTTAAAAAAAGATGATGTCTTACTGGACAATCCCGTACCTGGCCAGGAGATGACTGCTGGAGTGAGGCGTGGGGATGCAAAACGTGTTTTTACCATGCAATTAGGACCCTATTGGGATGGGTTTGAGCATTTGTCACCTCAGGCTTATGCATTGGCTTCTGTCTTTATGGCGCGAATGAACAGGGACAGGGATGCGGCAAATAATATTTTAAAAGTATTGGATCAAACCTTTGTGACTGGCAAACCTGATTTTTCCGTAGCTAAACCCACAATGAAAAAATATCAAAACAGTGAGTTGGTGCAAGAAGTAGTGGCTAAACATGCTTATGTACTAACCGTAATGGGCTCCTTACTCGTGGCTGCTCGTAATGACGGGGTTGTTCCCAGCTCGGAATTTTTATGGTTAAAGCCCATAGACAGGCGATTATGGTATATGCTTAATTGTATGGGGAGACAAACTCCTTATGCAGAAGTTGGCGGACCTTTTGCTCATTGGCGCGCGGAGAAAGAAATGGGACGACGATGTTTGGTGCCCATGATAGATGAAGCAATCAGGGCTTTAGAAGTTGCTATTAAAGAGATTAAATTAACACCACGTCAGATGGAGGAGTTAGAGCCATGA
- a CDS encoding TraM recognition domain-containing protein: protein MMRGIDTRHELDPTLLLRDTRSMTQRMADFFADPTNISIMLFTLAAVAYYFSESATTLMILGCLFFAYSFTRKQKLPFRLPQIARVKDYNDLKPGINKPNIARGIAFFGNDRKSGEELWFANDDMRTHALIFGSTGSGKTEALVSLAYNALVQGSGFIYVDGKGDNSLYAKVFSLVRSMGREDDLLLINFMTGARDIVGPQEKRLSNTLNPFCQGSSSMLTQLVVSLMGSSQGGGDGDMWKGRAIAFVEALMRLLVYMRDDGAILLDANSIRNYFDLQRLESIVIDKVFPRDDMESINIEQVPKLVTDPLRNYLNTLPGYNKEKKGKQVSQVLEQHGFITMQLVRSFSSLADTYGHIIRTNLAEVDFKDVVLNRRILVVLLPALEKSPDELSNLGKIIVSSLKAMMAAGLGEEVEGDYRDVILRKPTNAPTPYMCILDEYGYYAVQGFAVVPAQARSLGFSAIFAGQDLPAFQKASKEEAASIGANTNIKICMKLEDPTETWDFFTKTAGEAYVTKVDSFQTKEGGISNNYMDTKSSSFEKRARVDLLDLKEQTEGEAHIFFKSKIVRARMFYANPKPVKQLKINQFLKVEPPPDDYLMKLQKQLASFQRILDSGDLSINKVVENEEITLITKVLHETNIEEPIERGVAALIAFHGHNAPEPVEDLIEEEVEGALTIFSALRMTANSPPILATDKAAFAESLLPINETRNQMMMIERLAGAKDKYAGTVANELIKDFQMATSYPPEERDAIAPQELTDIVTSLSAKIAAEREKAIKKSEEQLT from the coding sequence ATGATGCGCGGTATTGATACTCGTCATGAATTAGATCCAACCCTTCTTTTAAGGGATACGAGAAGCATGACTCAAAGGATGGCAGATTTTTTTGCTGATCCTACTAATATTTCGATTATGCTGTTTACCCTGGCAGCCGTTGCTTATTACTTTTCTGAATCCGCTACAACACTCATGATTCTCGGCTGTTTGTTTTTTGCGTACAGTTTTACTCGCAAGCAAAAACTCCCTTTTCGTCTTCCGCAAATTGCGCGGGTTAAAGATTATAATGATTTAAAGCCTGGCATCAATAAACCTAATATCGCTCGAGGTATTGCTTTTTTTGGTAATGATCGCAAGAGTGGAGAAGAATTGTGGTTCGCAAATGATGATATGCGTACCCATGCGCTAATCTTTGGTTCTACCGGTAGTGGTAAAACAGAAGCACTGGTATCGCTGGCCTATAATGCATTGGTTCAGGGAAGCGGGTTTATTTATGTGGATGGAAAAGGAGATAATTCGCTGTATGCTAAAGTCTTTTCTCTAGTAAGAAGCATGGGGCGTGAAGATGATTTATTGTTAATCAATTTTATGACTGGTGCACGAGATATAGTTGGGCCTCAGGAAAAAAGATTATCGAATACGTTGAATCCTTTTTGCCAGGGTTCTTCCAGTATGTTAACGCAGCTCGTTGTAAGCTTGATGGGTTCTTCTCAAGGTGGCGGCGATGGAGATATGTGGAAAGGCAGAGCCATTGCATTCGTTGAAGCATTAATGCGCTTGTTAGTATATATGCGAGATGATGGAGCTATTCTTCTTGATGCAAACTCCATTCGAAATTATTTTGATTTGCAGCGATTGGAATCAATCGTTATTGATAAAGTATTTCCACGTGACGATATGGAAAGTATCAACATAGAGCAGGTCCCTAAACTGGTAACAGACCCATTAAGGAATTACCTTAATACCTTACCCGGATATAACAAAGAGAAAAAAGGAAAGCAAGTATCGCAAGTTTTAGAACAGCACGGTTTTATCACGATGCAACTTGTAAGAAGTTTCTCATCACTTGCTGATACTTACGGCCATATTATTCGTACAAATTTAGCAGAAGTAGATTTTAAAGATGTCGTATTGAACAGAAGAATTTTAGTGGTTTTATTACCGGCATTGGAAAAATCCCCTGATGAATTGTCTAATCTGGGCAAGATTATTGTTTCTTCATTAAAAGCGATGATGGCTGCAGGTCTTGGTGAGGAAGTTGAAGGAGATTACCGCGACGTAATTTTGAGAAAACCAACAAATGCACCAACACCGTATATGTGTATTCTTGATGAGTACGGATATTATGCAGTTCAAGGCTTTGCTGTTGTTCCTGCTCAAGCAAGGTCTCTAGGATTCTCCGCTATATTTGCCGGACAAGATTTGCCGGCATTCCAAAAAGCATCAAAAGAGGAAGCTGCTTCTATTGGCGCCAATACAAACATCAAGATTTGTATGAAATTGGAGGACCCTACTGAAACATGGGACTTCTTTACGAAAACGGCCGGTGAAGCATATGTGACCAAGGTGGATTCATTCCAAACAAAAGAAGGGGGTATTTCAAATAATTATATGGATACCAAAAGCTCTTCTTTTGAAAAAAGAGCTCGTGTAGATCTTCTTGATTTAAAAGAGCAAACGGAAGGCGAAGCTCATATCTTTTTCAAGTCAAAAATTGTCCGCGCTCGGATGTTTTATGCAAATCCCAAGCCCGTCAAACAATTGAAAATTAATCAATTCTTGAAGGTAGAGCCACCTCCGGATGATTATCTAATGAAGTTACAAAAACAATTGGCCTCATTCCAGAGGATACTCGATAGTGGTGATTTAAGCATCAATAAAGTGGTGGAAAATGAAGAAATCACTCTAATTACCAAGGTATTGCATGAAACAAATATAGAAGAGCCTATTGAGCGGGGAGTAGCTGCTTTAATCGCATTTCATGGGCATAATGCCCCTGAGCCTGTTGAGGATTTAATTGAAGAAGAGGTTGAAGGTGCGTTAACTATATTCAGTGCACTCCGAATGACTGCTAATTCTCCGCCAATTTTAGCTACAGACAAAGCAGCATTTGCTGAGTCCCTGCTACCAATTAATGAAACTAGAAATCAGATGATGATGATCGAGCGATTAGCTGGAGCCAAAGATAAGTATGCCGGAACCGTGGCAAATGAATTGATTAAAGACTTCCAAATGGCAACGAGCTATCCTCCGGAGGAAAGAGATGCAATCGCTCCTCAAGAGTTGACTGATATAGTAACAAGTTTATCAGCAAAAATTGCAGCAGAACGTGAGAAAGCAATAAAAAAAAGCGAAGAGCAATTGACGTAA